The following are encoded in a window of Rosa chinensis cultivar Old Blush chromosome 4, RchiOBHm-V2, whole genome shotgun sequence genomic DNA:
- the LOC112196621 gene encoding putative disease resistance protein RGA4: MFILSVLTPVAGGVVNKVALLATDQLRLEIICCFRKELNNLKESSTLIANIIQDAAHEPEDGDMRARAEWMKRLISVAYNAEDILDKCQYEVYRMVIKETSLDKKIFGFFCNNPLVFRLKMARKIYKINTSLEDLNKQAAGVGLVRSNGGAAASQGMQDRETTSFFEKNEFTFKDAIIVGRAQVVSDIIATLTNSNNQENILSVMAIVGLGGLGKTTLARLITKQLKEGEMGKYFDTTLWVYVSNTFDVNSILRRMLESCDATGANLSSREALIESLHGKLKDKRYFLVLDDVWNEDANNWNDFKSCLLQLNSAKGSSVIVTTRRSNVASIMETLPRWNLETLSDDECWSILKDRAFADPNAPIASELEEIGRVDIAKKCAGLPLAAKVLGSLMRSKNSMEEWLSILESQIWQLSSDNEDSRIMSVLKLSFDKLSTPLKQCFAYCSMFKRGYSIERDKLIQLWMAQGFLHPSHGPQTKQEIEMEDIGNKYFETLLENSLFQDATEYEDDCGVITTRCKMHDLVHDLANEVSKCESLTPDFPHEKDDPDILIRHVAWIHTPMLEEMSKGSISKLRSLFSNGPISNTIFPKFRVLRVLSFCQTENQEVLSDLGYSESDLGYSDLSDRKIEALPKSIGKLKHLRYLDLSDIKIEALPKSIGKLYNLQTLRLPWLLEKCPKEILNLINLRHFDFGEELKFEAGILGRLTNLRALPFFNVAEERGPAIKELGGLNQLRGHLIILKLEHVRDGEEANKACLVQKSHLRELTFKWTYGRFPEENEMDVLDGLEPHGNLQSLKIENFMGARFPSWITSLQNLKQIRLEHCDNCEEVPTLGHLPNLRSLEIKWMKKLKRVGVEFYGYSDTSTTLFPALKTLSIYECHELIEWMEAPRISAEGEVVVFPCLEELSIYNCDSLESIRITRGIACLCELNISSCKGLSSLEVGLDHCTSLQALTIDHCPNLMSIPTAEGIPSLQMLRIWDCEGLSSLGSGLNYCTSLQELEIRDCDNLTSIPITQGIACLCELNISSCKGLSSLEVGLDHCTSLQVLTIDHCPNLMSIPTAEGMPSLQMLRIWDCEGLSSIGSGLNYCTSLQELDVRHCHNLTSIPITQGITSLQRLRIIRCQRLLSLPNGLQFCTSLHVLEIIDCPNLVSIPTAQGIPSLWTLNLVACNGLSSLGSGLNYCTSLQELKIEDCLNLTSIPITQGITSLWSLRIANCRRLLSLPSGLQFCTSLQELELRECPILTSIPTAQGMSSLRKLIIKWCRASSSLGSGLNYCTSLQELQITDCHNLTLIPITQGITSLRIVRIAGCQRLLSLPSGLQFCASLQDLEIADCSSLVSMSVSYVCDHPDSTNQLEQVFTGVVEYLSIKEDCPSVESIPPNLRQSLICHCGKLKYVPTGGFHRLTRLKTLTIGPFWEELGAFPDFQLPPNSQLEELRLVGWPKLKSLPQQIQHSTFLKTLRIGQFMGLEALPEWLGNLTSLETLHIWRCENLKYLPTENAMKSLTKLKDLSIFGCPLLEERCTKETGPEWPKISHILDLRLR; this comes from the exons ATGTTTATCCTCTCTGTTCTTACTCCCGTTGCTGGAGGAGTAGTGAATAAGGTGGCTTTACTTGCTACTGATCAATTGAGACTCGAAATCATCTGCTGTTTCCGCAAAGAGCTAAATAATCTCAAAGAATCCTCAACTCTAATTGCAAATATAATCCAGGATGCTGCTCATGAACCTGAAGATGGGGATATGCGGGCAAGGGCCGAGTGGATGAAGAGGCTTATAAGCGTAGCTTATAATGCAGAAGATATCCTAGATAAATGTCAATATGAAGTTTATCGGATGGTCATAAAGGAGACAAGCCTCGATAAGAAGATATTCGgcttcttctgcaacaatcCTCTAGTATTTCGTCTCAAGATGGCACGCAAGATTTACAAAATCAACACATCCTTGGAGGATCTCAACAAGCAAGCAGCTGGCGTGGGACTCGTCAGATCAAATGGAGGTGCAGCAGCCAGTCAAGGCATGCAGGACAGGGAAACAACCTCATTCTTTGAGAAAAATGAATTCACCTTCAAAGATGCAATCATTGTTGGAAGGGCTCAGGTTGTGTCAGATATAATTGCAACCTTGACTAACTCCAACAATCAAGAAAATATTCTTTCGGTGATGGCCATTGTGGGATTGGGAGGCCTAGGTAAAACAACTTTGGCTCGCTTAATTACCAAGCAACTAAAAGAAGGAGAAATGGGAAAGTACTTTGATACAACACTCTGGGTGTACGTATCTAATACTTTTGATGTCAATTCAATTTTACGTCGAATGCTAGAGTCATGTGACGCGACGGGGGCAAATCTTTCAAGTCGGGAAGCATTGATTGAAAGCCTCCACGGTAAGTTGAAAGACAAAAGGTATTTTCTTGTACTTGATGATGTTTGGAATGAGGATGCTAATAATTGGAATGATTTCAAGAGTTGTTTGTTGCAACTAAATTCTGCCAAAGGAAGCTCTGTGATTGTCACCACCCGTAGATCCAATGTTGCATCAATCATGGAAACACTTCCTAGGTGGAATTTAGAAACTTTATCGGATGATGAATGTTGGTCCATATTGAAGGATAGAGCATTTGCAGATCCTAATGCTCCCATAGCTTCAGAACTAGAGGAAATCGGAAGGGTCGACATTGCCAAAAAGTGTGCTGGTCTTCCATTGGCGGCAAAG GTTTTGGGAAGCTTGATGCGTTCTAAGAACAGTATGGAGGAATGGTTGTCAATTCTAGAAAGTCAAATATGGCAGTTATCATCCGACAATGAGGATAGCAGGATCATGTCAGTTTTGAAGTTGAGTTTTGACAAATTGTCAACACCACTGAAACAATGTTTTGCATATTGCTCCATGTTCAAGAGAGGTTACTCAATTGAAAGGGATAAGTTGATCCAACTATGGATGGCTCAAGGTTTTCTCCATCCTTCTCATGGTCCCCAAACCAAGCAAGAGATTGAAATGGAGGATATAGGCAATAAGTATTTTGAGACTCTACTAGAGAACTCCTTGTTTCAAGATGCTACAGAGTATGAGGATGACTGTGGTGTTATCACCACCAGATGCAAGATGCATGATCTTGTGCATGATCTTGCAAACGAAGTATCCAAGTGTGAGAGCTTGACACCAGACTTCCCTCATGAGAAGGATGATCCTGATATACTTATTCGACATGTTGCATGGATTCATACTCCGATGCTTGAAGAAATGTCAAAAGGAAGTATTTCAAAACTACGATCACTCTTTTCAAATGGCCCTATCTCTAATACCATTTTTCCAAAGTTTAGAGTTTTACGTGTCTTAAGTTTTTGCCAGACTGAGAATCAAGAGGTGCTGAGTGACTTGGGGTATTCAGAGAGCGACTTGGGGTATTCAGATCTTTCCGATAGAAAAATTGAAGCACTCCCAAAGTCTATTGGCAAGTTGAAGCACTTGAGGTATTTAGATCTTTCCGATATAAAAATTGAAGCACTCCCAAAGTCTATTGGCAAGCTCTATAACCTCCAAACATTGAGATTACCGTGGTTGCTCGAAAAGTGTCCAAAGGAGATTCTAAATTTGATCAACCTGAGGCATTTTGACTTTGGTGAGGAATTGAAATTTGAGGCTGGGATTTTGGGGCGGTTAACTAATCTCCGAGCATTGCCTTTCTTTAATGTGGCTGAGGAGAGAGGTCCTGCAATTAAGGAGTTGGGTGGGTTGAACCAATTGAGAGGCCACTTAATTATTCTGAAGCTAGAACATGTAAGGGATGGAGAAGAAGCAAACAAGGCTTGCTTAGTGCAGAAGAGTCACTTACGGGAGCTAACATTTAAATGGACATACGGGAGGTTTCCTGAGGAAAATGAGATGGATGTACTAGATGGCTTGGAACCTCATGGTAACTTGCAAAGCTTGAAGATTGAAAATTTCATGGGTGCTAGATTTCCGTCATGGATAACGAGTCTCCAAAATTTGAAGCAGATTCGATTAGAGCACTGCGACAATTGTGAAGAAGTCCCAACACTCGGCCACCTGCCTAATCTAAGATCTCTTGAGATTAAATGGATGAAAAAGCTGAAACGTGTGGGAGTTGAGTTTTATGGTTATAGTGATACTAGCACAACTTTATTTCCAGCTCTAAAAACACTATCCATCTATGAGTGCCATGAGCTCATTGAATGGATGGAAGCACCGAGGATATCAGCTGAAGGAGAGGTCGTGGTATTTCCTTGCCTCGAAGAGTTGAGCATATATAATTGTGACAGCCTAGAGTCGATTCGGATCACACGGGGCATCGCATGTCTCTGTGAATTGAACATCTCTAGTTGTAAGGGATTATCAAGCCTGGAGGTTGGGCTTGATCACTGCACCTCTCTCCAGGCATTGACTATAGATCATTGCCCTAATCTGATGTCCATTCCAACAGCAGAGGGCATTCCATCTCTCCAGATGTTGCGGATTTGGGATTGTGAGGGATTATCAAGCCTAGGAAGTGGGCTCAACTACTGCACCTCTCTTCAGGAATTAGAGATAAGGGATTGTGATAATCTAACATCAATTCCAATCACACAGGGTATCGCATGTCTCTGTGAATTGAACATATCTAGTTGTAAGGGATTATCAAGCCTGGAGGTTGGGCTTGATCACTGCACCTCTCTCCAGGTGTTGACTATAGATCATTGCCCTAATCTGATGTCCATTCCAACAGCAGAGGGCATGCCATCTCTCCAGATGTTGCGGATCTGGGATTGTGAGGGATTATCAAGCATAGGAAGTGGGCTCAACTACTGCACCTCTCTTCAGGAATTAGATGTACGCCATTGTCACAATCTGACATCAATTCCAATCACACAGGGCATCACATCTCTCCAGAGGTTGAGGATTATTCGTTGTCAAAGATTATTAAGCCTACCGAATGGGCTCCAATTCTGCACCTCTCTTCATGTGTTGGAGATAATTGATTGCCCTAATCTGGTTTCAATTCCAACCGCACAGGGCATACCGTCTCTCTGGACATTGAATCTCGTAGCGTGTAATGGATTATCAAGCCTAGGAAGTGGGCTCAACTACTGCACCTCTCTTCAGGAATTGAAGATTGAAGATTGTCTCAATCTAACATCAATTCCAATCACACAGGGCATCACATCTCTATGGAGCTTGAGGATTGCTAATTGTCGGAGATTATTAAGCCTACCGAGTGGGCTCCAATTCTGCACCTCTCTTCAGGAATTGGAGCTACGGGAATGTCCTATTCTAACATCAATTCCAACCGCACAGGGTATGTCGTCTCTCCgtaaattgattatcaaatgGTGTAGGGCATCGTCAAGCCTAGGAAGTGGGCTCAACTACTGCACCTCTCTTCAGGAATTGCAGATAACGGATTGTCACAATCTAACATTAATTCCAATCACACAGGGCATCACATCTCTCCGGATCGTGAGGATTGCTGGTTGTCAGAGATTATTAAGCCTACCGAGTGGGCTCCAATTCTGCGCCTCTCTTCAGGATTTGGAAATAGCTGATTGCTCTAGTCTAGTATCTATGTCAGTATCATATGTGTGCGACCACCCGGACTCAACGAATCAACTGGAGCAAGTCTTTACAGGTGTTGTTGAGTATTTGTCTATAAAGGAGGATTGCCCTAGTGTAGAATCTATTCCACCTAATCTCCGTCAGTCGTTGATATGTCATTGTGGCAAATTAAAATATGTGCCCACAGGAGGATTTCACCGCCTCACTCGTTTGAAGACGCTCACAATTGGTCCCTTCTGGGAGGAGCTGGGCGCCTTCCCTGATTTTCAGCTTCCACCTAATTCACAACTTGAAGAGTTAAGGTTGGTGGGGTGGCCTAAGCTCAAGTCTCTGCCCCAACAAATTCAGCACTCtacttttttaaaaactctCCGGATAGGACAGTTTATGGGACTAGAGGCTCTTCCTGAGTGGTTGGGAAATCTTACATCTCTTGAGACTCTACATATCTGGAGGTGTGAGAATCTCAAGTATCTACCTACGGAAAATGCTATGAAAAGCCTCACCAAATTGAAGGATCTCTCCATTTTCGGATGTCCCCTGCTCGAAGAAAGATGCACCAAGGAAACTGGCCCAGAATGGCCCAAGATTTCTCACATCCTAGATCTTCGGT TGCGATGA